In the Hordeum vulgare subsp. vulgare chromosome 7H, MorexV3_pseudomolecules_assembly, whole genome shotgun sequence genome, one interval contains:
- the LOC123412332 gene encoding uncharacterized protein LOC123412332, which produces MALPIPFPSPPPPATTKRRGSVPRVSTCCFNDPEMKRRRRVAGYKAYAVTGKVKASLRRGLRWFKRKCSGIFHF; this is translated from the coding sequence ATGGCACTGCCGATCCCGTTCCCCagtccgccgccgccggccaccacGAAACGACGCGGCAGTGTGCCCAGGGTCAGCACGTGTTGCTTCAACGACCCGGAGATgaagcggcggcggcgggtggcGGGGTACAAGGCGTACGCGGTGACGGGGAAGGTGAAGGCCTCGCTCCGCCGGGGGCTCCGGTGGTTCAAGCGCAAGTGCTCCGGCATCTTCCATTTCTGA
- the LOC123407623 gene encoding putative anthocyanidin reductase, protein MAEEGKGTGSNGGRGVRACVTGGAGFIGSWLVRKLLEAGYTVHATLRSIGDEGKAGLLRGLVPGGAPPERLVLFEADIYDAASFAPAIAGCHFVFLVANPSAHEAAASKYKTSAEAAADAVRVILRLCAESRTVKRVIHTASVTAASPLTKSSSAAAAVYGDFISESCWTLLDVNYPLRSVHFDKYIESKVLSEKELLSYNDGENPAFEVVTLPLGLVGGNTVLGYLPETMESVVAPVTKQEPCFMLPRILQRLLGSVPLVHVDDVCAALIFCMEQPALSGRFLCAAAYPTIHDILDHYGSKYPHLDLLRETDEVARVQPDKNKLGELGFEYKYGLKEILDESIDCAVRLGSLDASKLIVQQG, encoded by the exons ATGGCAGAAGAGGGGAAGGGAACGGGCAGCAATGGCGGGCGCGGCGTCCGTGCGTGCGTCACCGGCGGCGCCGGCTTCATCGGCTCATGGCTCGTCAGGAAGCTGCTCGAGGCAGGCTACACCGTCCACGCCACCCTGCGGAGCATCG GGGACGAGGGGAAAGCGGGGCTGCTGCGGGGGCTCGTCCCCGGCGGCGCGCCGCCGGAGCGGCTGGTTCTGTTCGAGGCCGACATCTACGACGCCGCCAGCTTCGCGCCTGCCATCGCCGGCTGCCACTTCGTCTTCCTCGTCGCCAACCCCTCCGCGCACGAGGCCGCCGCCTCCAAG TACAAGACTTCGGCGGAAGCCGCCGCGGATGCGGTGCGGGTCATCCTCCGGCTATGCGCGGAGTCTAGGACGGTGAAGCGCGTCATCCACACCGCATCGGTGACGGCCGCTTCGCCGCTGACAAAGTCCTCcagcgcggcggcggcggtgtaCGGCGATTTCATCTCTGAATCTTGTTGGACTCTGCTGGACGTCAATTACCCTCTTCGGAGCGTGCATTTCGAT AAGTACATAGAGTCCAAGGTGCTGTCAGAGAAGGAGCTCCTGAGCTACAACGATGGCGAGAACCCGGCGTTCGAAGTGGTCACCCTGCCGCTGGGCCTCGTCGGGGGCAACACAGTCCTCGGCTACCTCCCAGAGACAATGGAGAGCGTGGTGGCCCCGGTGACCAAGCAAGAGCCCTGCTTCATGCTGCCGAGGATCCTGCAGAGGCTGCTGGGCTCGGTGCCGCTGGTGCACGTCGACGACGTCTGTGCCGCGCTCATCTTCTGCATGGAGCAGCCTGCCCTCTCCGGCCGTTTCCTCTGCGCCGCAGCCTACCCAACAATCCACGACATCTTGGACCACTACGGCAGCAAGTACCCCCACCTCGACCTCCTCAGAGA GACTGATGAAGTAGCCAGGGTGCAACCCGATAAGAACAAGCTTGGAGAGCTGGGCTTCGAGTACAAGTACGGGTTGAAGGAGATACTCGACGAAAGCATCGACTGTGCTGTGAGGCTGGGCTCCCTGGACGCATCCAAGCTCATCGTCCAGCAGGGGTGA